A region of Dermabacter vaginalis DNA encodes the following proteins:
- a CDS encoding HsdM family class I SAM-dependent methyltransferase → MIQGELRSRIDRVWDAFWSGGISNPLEVIEQITYLLFLRRLDDLQDNAERKARFTGSPIENPVYLPGQEHLRWKNLRELSPDQMFARMSGEVFPYLQNLGHQFSGGDSTFTQHMKGARFTIPNAQLLTKVVDMLDQVPMENRDTNGDLYEYMLSKLATSGTNGQFRTPRHIIELMVDLMAPKPGDRIVDPACGTAGFLVAASEYLREHHEELFRDATHRKAFHTSMFSGFDFDSTMLRIGSMNMLMHGVENPEIAYRDSLSEGAAGEESRYTLILANPPFAGSLDYDTTSSDLLRMVKTKKTELLFLALFLRLLEPGGRAAVIVPDGVLFGSSRAHKTLRKTIVEEQKLDAVIKLPSGVFRPYAGVSTAILLFTKTDSGGTEDVWFYDVRADGFSLDDKRNPIDDSDLPDVRKRWAERHGSEKDRARTEQSFCVPKAEIVEQGYDLSLNRYKEIEYEEVEHRDPADIIADIKQLNAEIDRELAELEEMLR, encoded by the coding sequence ATGATTCAAGGCGAGCTACGCAGCAGAATTGACCGGGTGTGGGACGCATTTTGGTCGGGAGGTATCAGTAATCCTCTTGAGGTGATCGAGCAGATCACATACCTGCTGTTTTTGCGGCGCCTCGATGATCTTCAGGACAATGCTGAGCGGAAGGCACGCTTCACGGGTAGTCCCATCGAGAATCCTGTCTATTTGCCGGGTCAGGAGCATTTGCGGTGGAAGAACCTGAGAGAGCTTTCTCCCGATCAGATGTTTGCGCGCATGAGCGGGGAGGTTTTCCCGTACCTGCAGAACCTCGGGCATCAGTTCTCCGGTGGGGATTCCACGTTCACCCAGCACATGAAGGGTGCCCGGTTCACGATTCCGAATGCGCAGCTGCTCACGAAGGTCGTGGACATGCTCGATCAGGTGCCTATGGAGAACCGGGATACGAACGGTGACCTGTATGAGTACATGCTCAGCAAGCTTGCGACGTCGGGAACAAATGGCCAGTTCCGCACCCCTCGGCACATCATCGAGTTGATGGTCGATCTGATGGCGCCGAAGCCGGGGGATCGGATTGTTGACCCGGCGTGTGGAACGGCGGGTTTCCTCGTGGCGGCCTCGGAGTATCTGCGGGAGCATCACGAGGAACTTTTCCGCGATGCGACGCACCGCAAGGCGTTTCACACCTCGATGTTTAGTGGCTTCGATTTCGATTCGACGATGCTGCGTATTGGCAGCATGAACATGCTCATGCACGGGGTTGAGAACCCGGAGATTGCGTACCGTGATTCGCTTTCGGAGGGTGCTGCGGGCGAGGAGAGCCGGTACACCCTTATTCTTGCGAATCCTCCTTTTGCGGGGTCTCTTGATTACGACACGACCTCGAGTGACCTGCTGCGCATGGTGAAGACGAAAAAGACGGAGCTGCTGTTCCTTGCTCTTTTCCTCCGCCTTCTTGAGCCCGGTGGCCGGGCGGCTGTGATTGTGCCCGACGGCGTTCTTTTCGGGTCGAGCAGGGCACATAAGACTCTGCGCAAGACGATCGTGGAGGAGCAGAAGCTCGATGCCGTCATCAAGCTTCCCTCGGGCGTTTTCCGCCCCTATGCGGGTGTTTCCACCGCGATTCTTTTGTTCACGAAGACCGATTCGGGTGGTACCGAGGACGTGTGGTTCTATGACGTGAGGGCCGACGGTTTCTCGCTTGACGATAAGCGCAACCCGATCGACGACAGCGATCTTCCCGACGTTCGCAAGCGCTGGGCCGAGCGCCACGGCAGCGAGAAGGACCGCGCCCGCACCGAGCAGTCGTTCTGCGTTCCCAAAGCCGAGATCGTCGAGCAGGGCTACGACCTCTCCCTCAACCGCTACAAAGAGATCGAGTACGAGGAAGTCGAGCACCGCGACCCTGCCGACATCATCGCCGACATCAAACAGCTCAACGCCGAGATCGACCGCGAGCTCGCGGAGCTGGAGGAGATGCTGCGATGA
- a CDS encoding DUF3566 domain-containing protein codes for MSSTSDDKTQPIAKQGGPEQSAESRNATAALSEGVTSRIDAIKSGETDEPKSTSRTKKNAQAQGAKEGNAASEQASDRAAAPQAGQSHGAKAGGQSRGAHDAQANRAQTGAQPVPRSRTTHQPAARPVPGAHETAPAQEAPRQGGRRVKLTLSQLDPWSVMKLSFLVAIAFGIALIIAVAILWQIVDAIGLWDQIYQIGSDLNSGKPLPFMEYFEFSKMLSYSVIVAVLNVVIITALGTLFAFLYNIVASLLGGLKVTLTDN; via the coding sequence GTGAGTTCCACTAGCGACGACAAGACCCAGCCGATTGCGAAGCAGGGCGGGCCCGAGCAGAGCGCCGAGTCCCGCAACGCCACCGCCGCGCTCTCGGAGGGCGTCACGAGCCGGATCGACGCGATTAAGAGCGGCGAAACCGACGAGCCGAAGTCGACCTCCCGCACCAAGAAGAATGCTCAGGCACAGGGTGCGAAAGAAGGAAACGCGGCAAGCGAGCAAGCGTCGGACCGCGCTGCTGCCCCCCAAGCCGGGCAGAGCCACGGCGCAAAAGCCGGTGGCCAGAGCCGTGGCGCGCACGATGCCCAGGCAAACCGCGCGCAGACCGGTGCGCAGCCGGTGCCGCGCAGCCGCACAACCCACCAGCCGGCCGCACGGCCCGTGCCCGGTGCACACGAAACGGCACCCGCGCAGGAGGCACCCCGCCAGGGTGGCCGCCGCGTCAAACTTACGCTTTCGCAGCTCGACCCGTGGAGCGTCATGAAGCTGTCGTTCCTCGTGGCGATCGCCTTTGGTATCGCGCTCATTATCGCCGTGGCGATCCTGTGGCAGATCGTCGATGCGATCGGCTTGTGGGATCAGATCTACCAGATCGGTTCTGACCTCAACAGCGGCAAGCCGCTGCCGTTCATGGAGTACTTCGAGTTCTCGAAGATGCTTTCGTACTCGGTGATCGTGGCCGTGCTCAACGTCGTGATCATTACCGCGCTCGGCACGCTGTTCGCGTTCCTGTACAACATCGTGGCCTCGCTGCTCGGCGGCTTGAAGGTCACGCTGACGGATAACTAA